In one Lolium rigidum isolate FL_2022 chromosome 3, APGP_CSIRO_Lrig_0.1, whole genome shotgun sequence genomic region, the following are encoded:
- the LOC124695595 gene encoding DNA damage-repair/toleration protein DRT102-like: MAASACNRRFKIFAAADGFGLPLKDAIVAHLRAHSSVADVVDLGVDKYYSAAALVARNVTSSSSDPALEARGVLVCGTGAGVTIFANKYPGVYATHCSSVADAVNTRSINACNVLALSGTATPPDTAAAIADAWLATPFRAPCPASGDAPWPEDIQQFFDVASQEMASIPEGSGSAPAPDSTCAICCLRKGMEFEPVDIMPGGEMRIVRQSPTSAYVRFKAGSVEPAHHHTFGHDLVVIKGKKKVWNLTKKENYHLVDGDFLFTPAGDVHRVKYLEDTEFFIRWDGHWDIFLDEDLGTARNAIDAELGVVDSDK, from the coding sequence ATGGCCGCCTCCGCCTGCAACCGCCGCTTCAAGATTTTCGCGGCCGCTGACGGCTTCGGCTTGCCGCTCAAGGACGCTATCGTTGCGCACCTCCGCGCCCACTCCTCCGTGGCCGATGTCGTCGACCTCGGCGTCGACAAGTACTACTCCGCTGCCGCACTCGTCGCCCGCAACGTCACCTCCTCATCGTCCGACCCCGCCCTCGAAGCCCGCGGCGTCCTGGTCTGCGGCACTGGCGCCGGCGTCACCATATTCGCCAACAAGTACCCCGGCGTGTACGCCACTCACTgcagctccgtcgccgacgccgtcAACACCCGCTCCATCAACGCCTGCAACGTCCTCGCCCTCTCCGGCACGGCGACCCCGcccgacaccgccgccgccatcgccgacgcCTGGCTCGCCACCCCATTCCGTGCTCCCTGCCCCGCATCCGGGGACGCGCCCTGGCCGGAGGACATTCAGCAGTTCTTCGATGTTGCCTCTCAAGAGATGGCATCCATCCCCGAGGGATCTGGATCAGCCCCGGCCCCTGACTCCACCTGTGCCATCTGCTGCCTGAGGAAAGGGATGGAGTTTGAACCGGTGGATATCATGCCAGGCGGCGAGATGCGAATTGTGCGACAGAGTCCCACTTCGGCCTACGTCCGCTTCAAAGCTGGAAGTGTGGAGCCGGCTCACCACCACACTTTCGGCCACGATTTGGTGGTCATCAAAGGCAAGAAGAAGGTGTGGAACTTAACCAAGAAAGAAAACTACCACCTGGTTGATGGGGATTTCCTGTTCACGCCTGCTGGGGACGTGCACCGTGTGAAGTACTTGGAAGACACAGAGTTCTTCATCCGGTGGGATGGCCACTGGGACATATTCCTCGACGAAGACCTGGGAACTGCGCGCAATGCCATTGATGCTGAGCTCGGTGTGGTTGACAGTGACAAGTGA